The Neobacillus sp. OS1-2 genome includes a window with the following:
- a CDS encoding aromatic acid exporter family protein, translated as MKLGARILKTGIAIVLSLYLGLLLHSPSPVFAGIAAIFAIQPTIYRSYLTIIEQVQGNLIGAILAVIFVLLLGNHIIVIGLAAIVVIIINLKLKLENTIGLTLVTLISIMETQSGNFIQFAGIRFSTIMIGVFSAFIVNLVFMPPKYENKLYSKIVDATEEIIKWIRLSTRHDYDHQQLKTDIKKFKESINMMDLFYKMLKEERYYLKKNLPEKSRKLVIYRQLNVTAKKALDTLKRLHRYENELLQLPEDFKQSIQEQVDSLIYHHEQVLLRFIGKIPTPAPNPEENLYLNKQELFDYFLAHQKETAEQNSPHHYHTMQIVASIIDYGEQVEHLDTLITSFHSFHHNEISIEVENAD; from the coding sequence ATGAAGTTAGGTGCCCGCATTTTAAAAACGGGAATAGCTATTGTTTTATCCCTTTACTTAGGTCTATTGCTGCACTCACCCTCCCCTGTATTCGCTGGGATCGCAGCCATTTTTGCCATTCAGCCAACCATCTATCGGTCCTATTTAACGATTATTGAGCAAGTTCAAGGAAATCTCATTGGGGCAATACTTGCAGTCATCTTCGTCCTTCTATTAGGAAATCATATTATTGTCATTGGTTTGGCGGCTATCGTTGTCATTATTATTAATCTTAAATTAAAGCTAGAGAATACCATTGGACTTACGCTCGTCACACTCATTTCGATTATGGAAACACAAAGCGGCAATTTTATTCAGTTTGCTGGAATCCGTTTCTCAACTATTATGATTGGAGTATTTTCAGCATTTATTGTTAATCTCGTGTTTATGCCGCCAAAATATGAAAATAAGCTTTATTCTAAAATCGTTGATGCAACCGAGGAAATTATTAAATGGATTCGACTAAGTACACGACATGATTATGACCATCAGCAGCTAAAAACAGATATAAAGAAATTTAAAGAAAGTATCAATATGATGGATTTGTTTTATAAAATGTTGAAGGAAGAACGCTATTATTTGAAAAAAAATCTTCCGGAAAAATCGCGTAAGCTTGTGATTTATCGACAATTAAATGTAACCGCAAAAAAAGCTCTCGATACGTTAAAAAGATTACATCGTTATGAAAATGAACTGTTACAGCTTCCTGAAGACTTTAAGCAATCGATTCAAGAACAAGTCGACAGCCTCATCTATCATCATGAACAAGTCTTACTGAGATTCATAGGAAAGATTCCCACTCCTGCTCCAAATCCTGAAGAGAATCTTTACCTAAATAAGCAGGAACTTTTCGACTACTTTTTAGCCCATCAAAAGGAAACTGCCGAACAAAATAGCCCACATCACTACCATACCATGCAAATTGTCGCTTCTATTATTGATTACGGTGAACAGGTAGAACATCTCGATACTCTAATCACCAGCTTCCATTCCTTTCATCACAACGAAATATCAATAGAAGTAGAAAATGCCGATTAA